One Amorphoplanes digitatis genomic window carries:
- a CDS encoding ATP-binding cassette domain-containing protein → MAEETALRVEHVRKQFGALTALSDVSLRLEKGEVLGLIGDNGAGKSTLIKIICGYHQPDAGRMFVAGQEVVLRSVDHARSLGIDTVYQGLALINELSVYHNMFLNRELRVGPLLNNRAMRRLAREHLTDMGVNIPDVSAEVAKLSGGQRQAVAVARAVYSDARILLLDEPLAAMGAKEGVLILDLIRDLKARGDVSVIIIAHNYAQVLDVCDRVNLLQHGTITFDRRTSEVTVDELTELVVAEYRRRRTGSGS, encoded by the coding sequence ATGGCGGAGGAGACCGCGCTGCGGGTGGAACATGTCCGGAAGCAGTTCGGCGCGCTGACCGCGCTCAGCGACGTCAGCCTGCGGCTGGAGAAGGGCGAGGTGCTCGGCCTGATCGGGGACAACGGCGCCGGGAAGTCCACCCTCATCAAGATCATATGTGGGTACCACCAGCCGGACGCCGGCCGCATGTTCGTCGCCGGCCAGGAGGTCGTCCTCCGCAGCGTGGACCACGCCCGTTCGCTCGGCATCGACACCGTCTACCAGGGGCTCGCCCTGATCAACGAACTCTCCGTCTACCACAACATGTTCCTCAACCGGGAGCTGCGGGTCGGGCCGCTGCTCAACAACCGGGCCATGCGCCGGCTGGCCCGCGAGCACCTGACGGACATGGGGGTGAACATCCCGGACGTCTCCGCCGAGGTGGCCAAGCTGTCCGGCGGCCAGCGGCAGGCGGTCGCGGTCGCCCGGGCCGTCTACTCCGACGCCCGGATCCTGCTGCTGGACGAGCCGCTCGCCGCCATGGGCGCCAAGGAGGGCGTCCTGATCCTCGACCTGATCCGCGACCTCAAGGCCCGGGGCGACGTCTCGGTCATCATCATCGCCCACAACTACGCACAGGTGCTCGACGTCTGCGACCGGGTCAACCTGCTCCAGCACGGCACGATCACCTTCGACCGCCGCACCTCCGAGGTGACGGTGGACGAGCTGACCGAGCTGGTGGTGGCCGAGTACCGGCGCCGCCGTACCGGATCCGGATCCTGA
- a CDS encoding aldose epimerase family protein, producing MVGAVGVVGSTSYAGDRTTITKEAWGTTAGGAAVDRYTLTANGMRVRILTYGGILQTIETPDRHGRLANVALGFDNLADYEAKSPYFGCITGRYANRIAKGRFTLDGTTYQLPINNDPNSLHGGTVGFDKHVWAATPLKNRDSVGLRLQFTSPDGDQGYPGEMRATVTYTLTTDHAIKMDYVATTSKPTVVNLTNHAYWNLGGEGTGTIDDHKLYLNASKYTPVDPTLIPTGAIDPVAGTPMDFRRATAIGARNRDGFAQLVIGRGYDHNWVLDRRDNTFTRLELAARATDPASGRQLTILTTEPGIQFYGGNFLDGTLVGTGGRMYRQGDGFALETQHYPDSPNQAGFPSTVLRPGQTYRTTTIYQLGVAR from the coding sequence ATGGTCGGCGCTGTCGGCGTGGTCGGATCGACCTCGTACGCCGGTGACCGCACGACGATCACCAAGGAAGCGTGGGGCACGACGGCCGGCGGCGCGGCCGTCGACCGCTACACCCTCACCGCCAACGGGATGCGGGTACGGATTCTCACGTACGGCGGCATCCTCCAGACCATCGAGACGCCGGACCGGCACGGGCGCCTGGCCAACGTGGCGCTCGGCTTCGACAACCTCGCCGACTACGAGGCGAAGAGCCCGTACTTCGGCTGCATCACCGGCCGATACGCCAACCGGATCGCAAAGGGACGGTTCACCCTGGACGGCACGACATACCAGTTGCCGATCAACAACGATCCGAACAGCCTGCACGGCGGCACGGTCGGGTTCGACAAGCACGTGTGGGCGGCCACGCCGCTGAAGAACCGGGACAGCGTCGGACTGCGGCTCCAGTTCACCAGCCCCGACGGCGACCAGGGCTACCCGGGCGAAATGCGCGCCACGGTGACCTACACGCTCACCACCGACCACGCCATCAAGATGGACTACGTGGCCACGACCTCCAAGCCGACGGTCGTGAACCTCACCAACCACGCGTACTGGAACCTGGGCGGCGAGGGCACCGGAACGATCGACGATCACAAGCTCTACCTGAACGCGAGTAAATACACGCCGGTGGATCCCACGCTGATACCGACCGGCGCGATCGACCCGGTTGCCGGAACCCCGATGGACTTCCGCCGGGCCACCGCCATCGGCGCGCGCAACCGTGACGGCTTCGCCCAGCTGGTGATCGGCCGCGGCTACGACCACAACTGGGTGCTCGACCGGCGGGACAACACGTTCACCCGCCTGGAGCTCGCCGCGCGGGCGACCGATCCGGCGAGCGGCCGGCAGCTCACCATCCTCACCACCGAACCGGGCATCCAGTTCTACGGCGGCAACTTCCTCGACGGCACGCTCGTCGGCACCGGCGGGCGGATGTACCGGCAGGGTGACGGCTTCGCCCTGGAGACGCAGCACTATCCCGACTCGCCGAACCAGGCCGGCTTCCCGTCGACCGTCCTGCGACCCGGGCAGACATACCGAACAACCACCATCTACCAGCTCGGCGTAGCGCGCTGA
- a CDS encoding TMEM175 family protein, with protein sequence MKTSRLEAFSDGVLAIIITIMVLELKIPEGHELADLVHATGVGLLTYLLSFVYIGIYWNNHHHMFHLVRQVNGAVLWANLALLFCLSLLPFTTAWMDESKFAVTPVVVYGLNLLCAAVAYFVLQTVIIRQQGAESPLREALGADLKGKLSPVFYLAGILSALTIDREGHVGVGIAVACYVGAAIMWVVPDRRIDRAVRRHATD encoded by the coding sequence GTGAAGACGAGCCGGCTTGAGGCGTTCAGTGATGGGGTGCTCGCCATCATCATCACGATCATGGTGCTGGAGCTGAAGATTCCGGAGGGCCACGAGCTTGCCGACCTCGTGCACGCGACCGGCGTCGGACTGCTGACATATCTGCTCAGCTTCGTCTACATCGGCATCTACTGGAACAACCACCACCACATGTTCCACCTGGTACGGCAGGTCAACGGCGCGGTCCTGTGGGCGAACCTGGCGCTGCTGTTCTGCCTGTCGCTGCTCCCGTTCACGACGGCCTGGATGGACGAGTCGAAGTTCGCGGTGACCCCGGTCGTCGTGTACGGCCTGAACCTGCTCTGCGCGGCCGTCGCGTACTTCGTGTTGCAGACGGTGATCATCCGGCAGCAGGGCGCGGAGTCACCGCTGCGGGAGGCCCTCGGCGCCGACCTCAAGGGCAAGCTCTCCCCCGTGTTCTACCTCGCCGGGATCCTCAGCGCCCTGACGATCGACCGGGAGGGACACGTCGGTGTCGGCATCGCCGTGGCGTGCTACGTCGGCGCGGCGATCATGTGGGTCGTCCCCGACCGCCGCATCGACCGGGCCGTCCGCCGGCACGCGACCGACTGA
- a CDS encoding substrate-binding domain-containing protein, translated as MQRRERLMIELRQHGAVRVVELAELLQVSQITVRRDIAALAQARLLTKVHGGAVLPTELAPAPRRARKPATRFTLGMVVPTLDFFWPPVIAGARTASAVLGVDIRLRGSSYDVGEDRRQITRLLDSEQISGLLLAPDLDSEHGEEMLAWIAGLPVPCVMMERQTPSARLDSVKEAERTPPAKRSSASPLEWVRSDHDAGVETALRHLVRQGNRRIGLVLTPISPNADHIAQGFARACSRLNLAGDLVFRASVRPGTPDHRSHLAAILRRCQQAGATALVVHSDPDAISLVQFCAEQGIAIPQDLAIVSYDDEIAQLGEPPLTAIRPAKGHLGRMAVELLVSRLIEGSRRPAHRLLVVPELVVRSSSVRPTRH; from the coding sequence ATGCAACGCCGAGAGCGCCTGATGATCGAGCTCCGGCAGCACGGTGCGGTCCGGGTCGTCGAGCTCGCCGAGCTTCTGCAGGTCAGTCAGATCACCGTGCGGCGGGACATCGCCGCGCTGGCGCAGGCGCGGCTGCTCACGAAGGTGCACGGCGGGGCCGTGCTGCCGACGGAGCTCGCGCCGGCGCCCCGGCGAGCCCGAAAGCCGGCCACCCGGTTCACCCTCGGCATGGTCGTACCGACACTGGACTTCTTCTGGCCACCGGTCATCGCGGGTGCGCGCACCGCATCGGCCGTGCTGGGTGTCGACATCCGGTTGCGCGGTTCGAGCTACGACGTCGGCGAGGACCGCCGCCAGATCACCCGGCTGCTCGATTCCGAGCAGATCTCAGGCCTGCTCCTCGCGCCGGACCTGGACTCCGAGCACGGCGAGGAGATGCTCGCCTGGATCGCGGGGCTGCCGGTGCCGTGCGTCATGATGGAACGGCAGACGCCGTCGGCGCGGCTCGACTCCGTCAAGGAAGCGGAACGGACTCCGCCGGCGAAGCGGAGCTCCGCCTCCCCGCTGGAATGGGTGCGCAGCGATCACGATGCCGGGGTCGAGACCGCCCTGCGCCACCTAGTACGCCAGGGCAACCGCCGGATCGGCCTCGTGCTGACTCCGATCAGCCCCAACGCCGACCACATCGCCCAGGGCTTCGCGCGGGCCTGTTCTCGCCTGAACCTCGCCGGCGACCTGGTGTTCCGTGCGTCGGTTAGGCCGGGCACACCCGACCACCGCAGTCACCTGGCCGCCATCCTGCGCCGTTGTCAGCAGGCCGGAGCGACGGCGTTGGTGGTGCACAGCGACCCGGACGCCATCTCGCTCGTTCAGTTCTGCGCCGAACAGGGCATCGCGATCCCTCAGGACCTTGCCATCGTCTCGTACGACGACGAGATCGCGCAGCTGGGCGAACCGCCACTGACCGCGATCCGCCCGGCGAAGGGCCACCTCGGCCGGATGGCGGTCGAGCTGCTCGTCTCCCGGCTGATCGAGGGCTCCCGTCGGCCGGCCCACCGCCTGCTTGTCGTTCCCGAACTCGTCGTCCGGAGCTCATCGGTGCGGCCCACCCGGCACTGA
- a CDS encoding methyl-accepting chemotaxis protein — MTQVQAPAARRRSPLEDRSISGKLLPRLFAPTGVAGVIIGLSNVDGYRASLVIRGVMACAIAAALWRVNWDRVHPQALRAMAYVGVIMIGFGAVTAPETYYLVLLDSAVGLVWAGFTLERRDVVALSIIMGGQTMVTEWLLAPPWTAVWHSVAIWLLLTTLCVAMHWLRRLLDDGAERTAQAQAEVIRLQEQAHATAQRAETDRAEAAAAQLAEQVQRQEEVQRQTAALARSAAGVGENTATAATATEQMTAALRDLSQTAQSTDEITATVVRQADSAAAVIRALAASSEQIMAASDIIQTIAAQTNLLALNATIESARAGDAGKGFAVVAGEVKELARQSGENADSINRTLADVRAHVAAAVTEVTQIADGMNALSAHQSTVAAAIAQQSAAVAEVTRTVTRTADETRTMTSGILALEQISAGR, encoded by the coding sequence ATGACGCAGGTCCAGGCACCGGCCGCGAGGCGGCGCAGCCCGCTGGAGGATCGCTCGATCTCCGGCAAGCTGCTGCCGAGGCTGTTCGCGCCGACGGGTGTCGCCGGGGTGATCATCGGGCTGTCCAATGTCGACGGCTATCGCGCCTCGCTGGTGATCCGCGGGGTGATGGCCTGCGCGATCGCGGCGGCGCTCTGGCGAGTGAACTGGGATCGGGTGCATCCGCAGGCGCTGCGCGCCATGGCCTACGTCGGAGTCATCATGATCGGGTTCGGGGCGGTCACCGCTCCGGAGACGTACTACCTCGTCCTGCTCGACTCGGCCGTCGGCCTGGTCTGGGCCGGGTTCACCCTGGAACGGCGCGACGTGGTGGCGCTGTCGATCATCATGGGCGGCCAGACCATGGTGACGGAGTGGTTGCTGGCGCCGCCGTGGACGGCCGTGTGGCACTCGGTGGCGATCTGGCTGCTGCTGACCACGCTCTGCGTCGCCATGCACTGGCTGCGCCGGCTGCTCGACGACGGCGCCGAGCGGACCGCCCAGGCACAGGCCGAGGTGATCCGGCTACAGGAGCAGGCACACGCGACCGCGCAGCGGGCCGAGACGGACCGCGCCGAGGCCGCGGCCGCACAGCTCGCCGAGCAGGTTCAGCGGCAGGAGGAGGTCCAGCGACAGACCGCCGCGCTCGCCCGTTCCGCCGCCGGCGTCGGCGAGAACACCGCCACCGCCGCCACCGCGACCGAGCAGATGACCGCGGCCCTGCGCGACCTCTCCCAGACCGCACAGTCCACCGACGAGATCACCGCGACCGTCGTGCGGCAGGCCGACAGCGCCGCCGCCGTCATCAGAGCCCTCGCCGCCTCCAGCGAACAGATCATGGCCGCCAGCGACATCATCCAGACCATCGCCGCACAGACCAACCTGCTCGCCCTCAACGCCACCATCGAATCGGCCCGCGCGGGCGACGCCGGCAAGGGCTTCGCCGTCGTCGCCGGCGAGGTCAAGGAACTCGCCCGCCAATCCGGCGAGAACGCCGACTCCATCAACCGCACCCTCGCCGACGTCCGCGCACACGTCGCCGCCGCCGTCACCGAGGTCACCCAGATCGCCGACGGCATGAACGCACTCTCCGCACACCAGAGCACCGTCGCCGCCGCCATCGCACAACAGTCCGCCGCCGTCGCCGAGGTGACCCGCACGGTCACCCGGACCGCCGACGAGACCCGGACGATGACGAGCGGTATCCTGGCGCTGGAGCAGATCTCGGCGGGCCGCTGA
- a CDS encoding ABC transporter permease — MQATESSSGQNEAPTADRGRRLLPVLRRFGTVLVRWREASVLIVAIAMAVYFQASKDVFLTHDNLRNIAQATAPAAIVAVGIVLLLVSGEIDLSVGVVAALAPFLVHYAVDLYGVPVVPAFLLAFVISAAIGFCNGFIVTKLRVPSLVATLGMYYFLLGVLLTTSHAYPAQIPEEAQGRIQQIFGAADWASLTWCLAIVLFFHIVLTRTRWGLHTISVGGNLIGATEAGIRANRIKIGNFMIASVLGALAGILEAFRINSIDPNIGGGTALVFTAISAAVIGGTALAGGSGTVIGALLGALILAELQNGFNLIGISANPFNLILGSAILISMIANQYLSRLRRTGGA; from the coding sequence GTGCAGGCCACCGAGTCCTCATCGGGACAGAACGAGGCGCCGACCGCCGATCGCGGCCGGCGCCTCCTGCCCGTGCTGCGGCGGTTCGGCACGGTGCTGGTGCGCTGGCGTGAGGCGAGCGTCCTGATCGTCGCAATCGCCATGGCCGTCTACTTCCAGGCGTCCAAAGACGTCTTCCTCACCCACGACAACCTGCGCAACATCGCGCAGGCGACCGCGCCGGCCGCGATCGTCGCGGTGGGCATCGTGCTGCTGCTGGTCAGCGGAGAGATCGACCTGTCGGTCGGCGTGGTCGCCGCGCTGGCGCCGTTCCTGGTCCACTACGCGGTGGACCTCTACGGCGTGCCCGTGGTGCCGGCGTTCCTGCTGGCCTTCGTGATCTCGGCGGCGATCGGATTCTGCAACGGCTTCATCGTCACCAAGCTGAGGGTGCCGTCGCTGGTGGCCACCCTCGGCATGTACTACTTCCTGCTCGGCGTGCTGCTCACCACCTCGCACGCGTACCCGGCGCAGATCCCGGAGGAGGCCCAGGGCCGAATTCAGCAGATCTTCGGCGCGGCCGACTGGGCCTCGCTGACCTGGTGCCTCGCGATCGTCCTGTTCTTCCACATCGTGCTCACCCGCACCCGGTGGGGGCTGCACACGATCTCGGTCGGCGGCAACCTGATCGGCGCCACCGAGGCGGGCATCCGGGCCAACCGGATAAAGATCGGCAACTTCATGATCGCGAGCGTGCTCGGCGCCCTCGCCGGGATCCTGGAGGCGTTCCGGATCAACAGCATCGACCCCAACATCGGCGGCGGTACCGCGCTGGTCTTCACCGCCATCTCCGCCGCGGTCATCGGCGGCACCGCCCTGGCCGGCGGTTCCGGCACGGTCATCGGCGCCCTGCTCGGCGCCCTGATCCTCGCCGAGCTACAGAACGGGTTCAACCTCATCGGCATCAGCGCCAATCCGTTCAACCTGATCCTCGGCAGCGCGATCCTGATCTCGATGATCGCGAACCAGTACCTGTCGCGGTTGCGGCGGACGGGAGGCGCCTGA
- a CDS encoding sugar ABC transporter substrate-binding protein, translating into MPAVHPAVAEAADKLELSRVTRRRLLAGTGLVSASLAATGLLSACGDNETATDAVGNFPKTPNWKFVFINHVTTNPFFTPTQYGAEDACKLLGCSYQWTGSANSVVAEMVNATNTAISGKADGIAIAVVDKTAFKAPVDQALDAGIPVVSYNADGAREDPGTNRLTYVGQGLYESGYALGQRALTQVQSGEVVGFIATPGQLNIQPRIDGAQQAFKDAGGAITFTSVATNADITKGLSIIDAYAQGHPNLAGMLAVDAGSTQSIGQTVKKYDMRSKGLKVAGGFDLIPETLASIKDGDLDYTIDQQPYLQGFLPVLYLYLYKISGGLISPPQTNTGLLFVTKDNVAQYQNTQTRYEGSSTDVKLVERSGPIAHE; encoded by the coding sequence ATGCCTGCTGTACATCCTGCCGTCGCGGAGGCGGCCGACAAACTCGAGCTCAGTAGGGTCACCCGCCGGCGGCTGCTCGCCGGCACCGGCCTGGTGAGTGCCTCGCTCGCGGCGACGGGGCTGCTCAGCGCCTGCGGCGACAACGAGACCGCCACCGACGCGGTCGGCAACTTCCCGAAGACGCCGAACTGGAAGTTCGTCTTCATCAACCACGTCACCACCAACCCGTTCTTCACGCCGACCCAGTACGGCGCGGAGGACGCGTGCAAGCTGCTCGGCTGCTCGTACCAGTGGACGGGCTCGGCCAACTCCGTGGTGGCCGAGATGGTCAACGCCACGAACACCGCGATCAGCGGCAAGGCCGACGGGATCGCCATCGCGGTGGTGGACAAGACCGCCTTCAAGGCGCCGGTCGACCAGGCGCTCGACGCCGGCATCCCGGTCGTGTCCTACAACGCGGACGGCGCCCGCGAGGACCCCGGCACCAACCGGCTGACCTACGTCGGACAGGGCCTCTACGAGTCCGGGTACGCACTCGGCCAGCGTGCGCTGACCCAGGTGCAGTCCGGCGAGGTGGTCGGCTTCATCGCCACGCCGGGCCAGCTCAACATCCAGCCCCGGATCGACGGCGCTCAGCAGGCGTTCAAGGACGCCGGCGGAGCGATCACGTTCACCTCCGTCGCGACGAACGCCGACATCACCAAGGGTCTGTCCATCATCGACGCGTACGCGCAGGGCCACCCCAACCTCGCCGGGATGCTGGCGGTGGACGCGGGGTCGACCCAGTCGATCGGCCAGACCGTGAAGAAGTACGACATGCGCAGCAAGGGCCTGAAGGTGGCCGGTGGCTTCGACCTGATCCCGGAGACGCTCGCCTCGATCAAGGACGGCGACCTCGACTACACCATCGACCAGCAGCCCTACCTCCAGGGCTTCCTGCCCGTGCTCTACCTGTACCTCTACAAGATCTCCGGCGGGCTGATCTCGCCGCCGCAGACGAACACCGGGCTGCTGTTCGTGACAAAGGACAACGTCGCCCAGTACCAGAACACCCAGACCCGGTACGAGGGCTCGTCCACCGACGTCAAACTCGTCGAACGGTCCGGACCGATTGCCCACGAGTGA
- a CDS encoding family 16 glycoside hydrolase produces MLLPLERSMRRPTRPPKSSSLVLGTAILLMGLVPALPAYAAVPPQEPGVTLRTYDLQTAQDKICALKPGQTPNVDKLMPMVNWTTTADFGFADRFQSEVTGNVNIAAAGAYTFRLTSDDGSRLLIDGATVINHDGLHGVTSKEGAVTLTTGYHALSVDYFERDGGQQLTLEWRPPGASAFVVVPNSVLSTDSGVVRVTAPGRKECEASGDSPGDGLPLTAVHPGYTLTNLRPSGFQPQVSAMDFFPDGRLAIATWGGSDTVAGEVYILSGVTGATSPSQVTYTKIATGLREPMGLKIVDGKIYVAQKHELTELNDTNGDGTIDQYRRVATWPFDGNFHEFAFGLLYKDGFFYLNLSVSINLGGATTEPQGSPNRGTSLKINRTTGAVEYVAGGLRTPDGLGWGPEGDIFVTDNQGGWLPASKLVQIKPGRFFNHYTNPDGPYDGQPVTQPVLWLPQNEIANSPSTPLLLDSGPYAGQMLFGDVTYGGIQRAFLEKINGQYQGAVFRLTQGLEAGVLRLSQGPDGALYAGGLGAGGNWGQEGKLTYGLQKLTPNGNSVFDIKAMRAVADGFEFEYTQPVSTGTADQLAARYRAEQWRYVPTPAYGGPKVDEETLPVASAVLSADRLKVTLKLTGLKPGRVVHVRSPRPFTSTSGASLWSTEAWYSLNSLVDGTTYRTGRVEAENAGLSGTAGVASDHSGYTGSGFVAGYGAAGAATTFTVDVPSAGSYPVSLRYSNGPNPSAGTKTVSLYVNGTKVRQVSLADTGNWDTWAIKTDAVTLRAGGNTVAYRVDTGDVGHVNLDSLTVDNGTSAAPRTGTITGIGAKCIDVDNAGTADGTKIQLYTCNNSSAQSWTRSGDTLRALGKCLDVAGGGTANGTKVQLYTCNNGAAQVWQTQPNGSLLNPQSGKVLDAAGGASADGTQLQIWQWADVTQQRWAHNGTSRVTLFNGGNLQAFANADGTAPTWPVSGGSAEVLGGDLRTKQTYGDFRLHAEFWLPNLPADVTGQARANSGIYLQDRYEIQVLDTYGKPALADNECAAIYLKRAPSANPGTAPETWQTYDITFRAARYDGATKTENARVTVVWNGTTVHDDVAIDGPTGNGAPEGPDFRPIRLQDHGDPGANVRYRNIWIEPA; encoded by the coding sequence ATGCTGCTGCCCCTGGAGCGCTCGATGAGAAGACCGACCCGTCCCCCGAAGTCCTCCTCCCTCGTGCTGGGCACCGCCATCCTGCTCATGGGCCTGGTGCCGGCCCTCCCCGCGTACGCCGCCGTCCCGCCTCAGGAGCCCGGCGTCACCCTGCGGACCTACGACCTGCAGACCGCCCAGGACAAGATCTGCGCGCTGAAGCCCGGCCAGACGCCCAACGTCGACAAGCTCATGCCCATGGTCAACTGGACCACCACGGCCGACTTCGGCTTCGCCGACCGCTTCCAGAGCGAGGTGACCGGCAACGTCAACATCGCCGCCGCCGGCGCGTACACGTTCCGGCTCACCAGCGACGACGGGTCACGGCTGCTGATCGACGGCGCCACCGTCATCAACCACGACGGGCTGCATGGGGTGACCTCGAAGGAGGGCGCCGTCACCCTCACGACCGGCTACCACGCCCTGAGCGTCGACTACTTCGAGCGCGACGGCGGCCAGCAACTCACCCTGGAATGGCGGCCGCCGGGCGCGAGCGCGTTCGTCGTCGTACCCAACAGCGTGCTGAGCACGGACTCCGGCGTGGTGCGGGTGACGGCGCCGGGCCGCAAGGAGTGCGAGGCCTCCGGAGACAGCCCGGGCGACGGCCTGCCGCTGACCGCCGTGCACCCCGGCTACACGCTCACCAACCTGCGGCCGTCCGGCTTCCAGCCACAGGTGAGCGCCATGGACTTCTTCCCCGACGGGCGCCTGGCGATCGCCACCTGGGGCGGCAGCGACACCGTGGCCGGCGAGGTCTACATCCTCAGCGGCGTCACCGGCGCCACCTCGCCGAGCCAGGTCACGTACACGAAGATCGCCACCGGGCTGCGCGAGCCGATGGGCCTGAAGATCGTCGACGGCAAGATCTACGTGGCGCAGAAGCACGAGCTGACCGAGCTCAACGACACCAACGGCGACGGCACCATCGACCAGTACCGCCGGGTGGCCACCTGGCCGTTCGACGGCAACTTCCACGAGTTCGCGTTCGGCCTGCTGTACAAGGACGGCTTCTTCTACCTGAACCTGTCCGTCTCGATCAACCTCGGCGGCGCCACCACCGAGCCGCAGGGCTCGCCCAACCGCGGCACCAGCCTGAAGATCAACCGCACGACCGGCGCGGTGGAGTACGTCGCCGGCGGATTGCGCACCCCGGACGGGCTCGGCTGGGGGCCGGAGGGCGACATCTTCGTCACCGACAACCAGGGCGGCTGGCTGCCCGCCTCGAAGCTCGTGCAGATCAAGCCGGGCCGCTTCTTCAACCACTACACCAACCCGGACGGCCCGTACGACGGCCAGCCGGTCACCCAGCCCGTGCTGTGGCTGCCGCAGAACGAGATCGCCAACTCGCCGAGCACCCCGCTGCTGCTCGACTCCGGGCCGTACGCGGGTCAGATGCTCTTCGGCGACGTCACGTACGGCGGCATACAGCGCGCCTTCCTCGAGAAGATCAACGGGCAGTACCAGGGCGCGGTCTTCCGCCTGACCCAGGGCCTCGAGGCGGGCGTGCTGCGCCTGAGCCAGGGGCCGGACGGCGCGCTCTACGCCGGCGGGCTCGGCGCGGGCGGCAACTGGGGCCAGGAGGGCAAGCTGACGTACGGGCTCCAGAAGCTCACGCCCAACGGCAACAGCGTCTTCGACATCAAGGCGATGCGCGCGGTCGCCGACGGCTTCGAGTTCGAGTACACCCAGCCCGTGTCGACCGGCACCGCCGACCAACTCGCCGCGCGGTACCGCGCCGAGCAGTGGCGCTACGTGCCGACCCCGGCGTACGGGGGTCCGAAGGTCGACGAGGAGACGCTGCCGGTGGCATCGGCGGTCCTGTCCGCCGACCGCCTCAAGGTGACGCTCAAGCTGACCGGGCTCAAGCCGGGCCGGGTCGTGCACGTGCGCTCGCCGCGGCCCTTCACCTCCACGTCGGGCGCGTCGCTGTGGAGCACCGAGGCCTGGTACTCGCTGAACAGCCTCGTCGACGGCACCACGTACCGGACCGGCCGGGTCGAGGCGGAGAACGCCGGGCTGAGCGGGACCGCGGGCGTGGCGTCCGACCACAGCGGCTACACCGGGTCCGGCTTCGTCGCCGGCTACGGCGCCGCCGGCGCCGCGACCACCTTCACCGTCGACGTGCCGTCGGCCGGGTCCTACCCGGTCTCGCTGCGCTACAGCAACGGCCCGAACCCGTCGGCCGGCACCAAGACCGTCAGCCTGTACGTCAACGGCACCAAGGTGCGGCAGGTGAGCCTGGCCGACACCGGCAACTGGGACACCTGGGCGATCAAGACCGACGCCGTGACGCTGCGGGCCGGCGGCAACACCGTCGCGTACCGGGTCGACACCGGCGACGTCGGGCACGTGAACCTGGACAGCCTGACCGTCGACAACGGCACGTCCGCCGCGCCGCGGACCGGCACCATCACCGGCATCGGCGCCAAGTGCATCGACGTCGACAACGCCGGCACGGCCGACGGGACCAAGATTCAGCTCTACACCTGCAACAACTCGTCCGCGCAGAGCTGGACCCGCAGCGGTGACACGCTGCGGGCGCTCGGCAAATGCCTGGACGTCGCCGGTGGCGGCACCGCCAACGGCACCAAGGTCCAGCTCTACACCTGCAACAACGGCGCCGCGCAGGTGTGGCAGACCCAGCCCAACGGCTCGCTGCTCAACCCGCAGTCCGGCAAGGTGCTCGACGCCGCGGGCGGCGCGAGCGCGGACGGCACCCAGCTACAGATCTGGCAGTGGGCCGACGTGACCCAGCAGCGGTGGGCGCACAACGGCACCAGCCGGGTCACCCTGTTCAACGGCGGCAACCTGCAAGCCTTCGCGAACGCCGACGGCACCGCGCCGACCTGGCCGGTCTCCGGCGGCTCGGCCGAGGTGCTCGGCGGCGACCTGCGCACCAAGCAGACCTACGGCGACTTCCGGCTGCACGCGGAGTTCTGGCTACCGAACCTGCCGGCCGACGTGACCGGCCAGGCCCGGGCCAACAGCGGCATCTACCTTCAGGACCGCTACGAGATCCAGGTCCTCGACACGTACGGAAAGCCGGCGCTGGCCGACAACGAATGCGCCGCGATCTACCTGAAACGGGCGCCCTCCGCCAACCCCGGCACCGCACCGGAGACCTGGCAGACCTACGACATCACGTTCCGGGCGGCCCGCTACGACGGCGCGACTAAGACCGAGAACGCCCGCGTCACCGTGGTCTGGAACGGCACCACCGTCCACGACGACGTCGCCATCGACGGCCCGACGGGCAACGGCGCA